One Gloeobacter morelensis MG652769 DNA window includes the following coding sequences:
- a CDS encoding 2Fe-2S iron-sulfur cluster-binding protein, with protein MAEQSPIRVHFLPDNLSVTAQSGELLLECAERAGVRIPTGCLMGSCHACEVEIDGQGPVCSCITPVRGSGEITVQLYSDPLW; from the coding sequence ATGGCTGAGCAATCCCCGATCCGGGTGCACTTTCTGCCCGATAACCTGAGTGTGACCGCCCAGAGCGGCGAACTGTTGCTCGAATGCGCCGAGCGCGCCGGTGTGCGCATCCCGACCGGTTGCCTGATGGGATCGTGCCATGCTTGCGAAGTCGAAATCGACGGCCAAGGTCCAGTATGCTCCTGCATCACCCCCGTGCGGGGCAGCGGCGAAATCACTGTACAACTCTATAGCGATCCGCTCTGGTAA
- a CDS encoding AAA family ATPase, with translation MDFAAELDLLIRARYPLLYIVSAEEERAEQAIARASGRTIYCWDFVEGYQHEGVDAGFARSNPLAALEFVERIRPDAQAVFVLRDFHRFLEDIAIGRKLRNLARRLRAQPKTVIFLAPRLVVPADLAEEVTVLEFPLPTGKEIDREIEQLLGSRAPVQGFQREELVKACQGLSLNRVRQVVGKAIARSGSLDSSDLELILEEKKQKIRQTQILEFYPATESITDIGGLDQLKEWLMRRGAAFSDQARRYGLPHPRGLLLVGVQGTGKSLTARAIAHHWHLPLLRLDVGRLFAGLVGESEARTRQMIQLAEALAPCVLFADEIDKTFGSLTGGDAGTASRVFATFLTWMAEKTSPVFVVATANDVHRLPPELLRKGRFDEVFFVNLPSQAERQEIFQVHLGKLRPHNLRAYDIDRLAYETPDFSGAEIEQIIVEAMHTGFSQSRDFTTDDILQAVTQIVPLARTAQEQIEALQQWAAAGKARMASRQPGILSSLQRRLESSEE, from the coding sequence ATGGACTTTGCCGCCGAACTGGACTTGCTGATTCGCGCCCGCTACCCGCTGCTGTATATCGTCTCGGCCGAAGAAGAGCGCGCCGAGCAGGCGATTGCCCGGGCGAGCGGCCGGACCATCTACTGCTGGGACTTTGTGGAAGGCTACCAGCACGAGGGGGTCGATGCCGGTTTTGCCCGTTCCAACCCGCTGGCGGCCCTCGAATTTGTCGAAAGAATCCGGCCCGACGCCCAGGCGGTCTTCGTGCTGCGCGATTTTCACCGCTTTCTCGAAGACATCGCCATCGGCCGCAAATTGCGCAATCTGGCCCGCCGCCTGCGCGCCCAGCCTAAGACGGTGATCTTTTTGGCGCCGCGCCTTGTGGTCCCTGCGGATCTGGCCGAGGAGGTGACGGTGCTCGAATTTCCGCTGCCCACCGGCAAAGAAATCGACCGTGAGATCGAGCAGCTGCTGGGTAGTCGAGCGCCGGTCCAGGGTTTTCAGCGCGAGGAGCTGGTCAAAGCCTGCCAGGGGCTCTCCCTCAACCGGGTGCGCCAGGTGGTGGGCAAAGCGATTGCCCGCTCGGGTTCGCTCGACAGTTCGGACCTCGAACTGATTCTCGAAGAGAAAAAACAAAAAATTCGCCAGACCCAGATTCTGGAGTTTTACCCGGCCACCGAGTCGATCACCGACATCGGCGGCCTCGACCAGCTCAAAGAATGGCTGATGCGGCGGGGGGCGGCCTTCAGCGACCAGGCCCGCCGCTACGGGCTGCCGCACCCGCGCGGGTTGCTGTTGGTGGGCGTGCAGGGCACCGGCAAATCGCTCACCGCCAGGGCGATCGCCCACCACTGGCATCTGCCCCTGCTCAGGCTCGATGTCGGGCGCCTTTTCGCGGGCCTGGTGGGCGAGTCGGAGGCGCGCACCCGCCAGATGATCCAGCTGGCCGAGGCGCTTGCGCCGTGCGTGCTCTTTGCCGATGAAATCGACAAAACCTTCGGGAGTCTCACCGGCGGCGATGCCGGGACGGCCAGCCGCGTGTTTGCGACGTTTCTCACCTGGATGGCCGAGAAGACCTCGCCGGTGTTCGTGGTGGCCACCGCCAACGACGTGCATCGCCTGCCGCCGGAACTGCTGCGCAAGGGCCGCTTCGACGAGGTGTTCTTCGTCAACCTGCCTTCGCAGGCTGAGCGCCAGGAAATCTTTCAGGTGCACCTGGGCAAGCTGCGGCCCCACAATCTGCGCGCCTACGACATCGACCGCCTCGCCTACGAGACGCCGGATTTTAGCGGGGCTGAAATCGAGCAGATCATCGTCGAGGCGATGCACACGGGTTTTTCGCAAAGCCGCGACTTTACCACCGACGATATTCTGCAGGCGGTCACCCAGATCGTCCCCCTGGCGCGCACGGCCCAGGAGCAGATCGAAGCGCTCCAGCAGTGGGCCGCCGCCGGCAAGGCGCGTATGGCTTCCCGCCAACCGGGGATTCTCAGTTCGCTGCAGCGTCGGTTAGAGTCATCTGAGGAGTAG
- a CDS encoding tetratricopeptide repeat protein: protein MGLRALIDAEYHLDRASARARRGDWRAAAAEYESAHRCDPESIEALVNLGIACLHLGELERAVTSFSGALSLEPTHPLALYNRSLARVRSGDREGAIADLDAAIAARPDFAAAYGNRGALHVETGRLEAALADYDQAIRLTPKRAEFWSNRAAAHLACARPQQAVADASFAVRCNPRFAPAHHNRGEARSALGDPAGAAADFTAALALDPSYASAYLGRARCRLVLGEAAGRTDAATAAKLFAAGGEEALARQALALIEELPPASMA, encoded by the coding sequence ATGGGGCTCAGAGCGCTCATCGACGCCGAATACCACCTCGATCGCGCCAGTGCCCGGGCGCGTCGGGGCGACTGGCGCGCGGCGGCGGCCGAGTACGAGTCCGCCCACCGCTGTGACCCCGAGAGTATCGAAGCGCTGGTCAACCTGGGGATCGCCTGTTTGCACCTGGGTGAACTGGAGCGGGCGGTCACCAGTTTTAGCGGGGCCCTCAGTCTCGAACCGACCCACCCGCTGGCCCTCTACAACCGCAGCCTGGCGCGGGTGCGCAGCGGCGATCGCGAAGGGGCCATCGCCGACCTGGATGCCGCCATTGCCGCCAGACCCGATTTTGCCGCCGCCTACGGCAATCGTGGGGCACTGCACGTTGAAACGGGCCGCCTTGAGGCGGCGCTCGCCGACTACGACCAGGCCATTCGTCTAACTCCCAAGCGCGCCGAATTCTGGAGCAACCGCGCTGCGGCCCACCTGGCCTGCGCCCGCCCGCAGCAGGCGGTGGCCGACGCCAGTTTCGCCGTGCGCTGCAATCCACGCTTTGCTCCGGCCCACCACAACCGCGGCGAAGCCCGCTCAGCTTTGGGCGACCCGGCCGGGGCCGCCGCCGATTTTACCGCCGCGCTTGCCCTCGACCCCTCCTACGCAAGCGCCTATCTGGGCCGGGCGCGCTGCCGCCTGGTGCTGGGCGAGGCGGCGGGCCGCACCGACGCGGCGACGGCAGCCAAGCTGTTTGCCGCAGGTGGCGAGGAGGCGCTTGCCCGGCAGGCCCTGGCCTTGATTGAAGAACTGCCGCCCGCTTCGATGGCCTAG
- a CDS encoding ergothioneine biosynthesis protein EgtB: protein MVQEPVQIAAKSARFLPQRLFATREATLFLLAGVEREQLCCQVHPDYSPVGWHLGHIAFTEGLWILERCAGLPRPAPEFGRIFAVDALPKAERTSLPATAEIYGYVRQVREQVLACLERDPGLAAEARLWHFLVQHESQHAETMCWLLQLLAPPAAGEAVFSGADTDEMIRVEPGEALSGSDADEALDNERPSRRVHLEGYWIDRYPVTQRQFQAFIDAGGYGEPHFWSASGWRWLSEYAVHRPLYWSAPDDRPVMGVSYFEAEAYARFARKRLPTEAEWEKAARYDPTRGTFRTYPWGEVPPEAGRPTDRRAAVGTHPAGRSALGLDDLLGNVWEWTATWFYPYPGFVSYPYPGYSAAYFDDGHRVLKGGSWVSGPAVLRPSFRNWYEPDQRVPFAGFRCARSL, encoded by the coding sequence GTGGTTCAAGAACCGGTCCAAATTGCCGCCAAGAGCGCCCGTTTTCTGCCGCAGCGGTTATTTGCGACCCGCGAAGCCACCCTCTTCCTGCTTGCGGGCGTCGAGCGGGAGCAGCTTTGTTGCCAGGTCCACCCCGACTACAGCCCGGTGGGCTGGCATCTGGGCCATATCGCCTTCACCGAAGGGCTCTGGATTCTCGAACGTTGTGCCGGGCTGCCGCGCCCGGCGCCGGAGTTTGGCCGCATCTTTGCCGTCGATGCGCTGCCCAAGGCAGAGCGCACATCGCTGCCTGCGACCGCCGAAATCTACGGCTACGTGCGGCAAGTGCGCGAACAGGTCCTTGCCTGCCTCGAGCGCGATCCGGGATTGGCCGCAGAAGCGCGGCTGTGGCATTTTCTGGTGCAGCACGAAAGCCAGCACGCCGAGACGATGTGCTGGCTATTGCAACTATTGGCCCCGCCTGCGGCCGGGGAGGCCGTCTTTTCAGGGGCCGACACCGACGAGATGATCCGCGTCGAGCCGGGAGAAGCGTTAAGCGGCAGCGACGCGGACGAAGCCCTCGACAACGAGCGGCCCTCCCGGCGGGTCCATCTCGAAGGCTACTGGATCGACCGCTACCCGGTCACCCAACGACAATTCCAGGCGTTTATCGACGCAGGCGGCTACGGCGAGCCGCACTTCTGGTCAGCAAGCGGCTGGCGTTGGCTTTCTGAGTATGCTGTCCACAGGCCCCTCTACTGGAGCGCTCCTGACGACCGGCCGGTGATGGGTGTGAGTTACTTCGAGGCGGAAGCTTACGCCCGTTTCGCCCGCAAGCGATTGCCCACCGAGGCCGAGTGGGAAAAAGCCGCCCGCTACGATCCGACGCGGGGTACTTTTCGTACCTATCCCTGGGGGGAGGTGCCGCCGGAGGCGGGCCGGCCCACCGACCGCCGCGCGGCGGTCGGCACCCATCCGGCCGGGCGCAGCGCCCTGGGGCTGGACGATCTGCTGGGCAACGTCTGGGAGTGGACCGCCACCTGGTTTTACCCCTATCCGGGCTTTGTGAGTTATCCCTACCCCGGTTACTCCGCCGCCTACTTCGACGACGGCCACCGGGTGCTCAAAGGCGGCAGCTGGGTGAGTGGTCCGGCGGTACTGCGCCCGAGCTTTCGCAACTGGTACGAACCCGATCAGCGGGTGCCCTTCGCCGGTTTTCGCTGCGCCCGTTCGCTGTAA
- the glyS gene encoding glycine--tRNA ligase subunit beta: MATFLLEIGTEELPASFVPGALAQLEARVRSTLAQAQITAEKLKLFGTPRRLAVLAEGLPDRQPDREEELKGPPARVAFDAGGRPTAQAEGFARKAGVAVGDLSVRATEKGAVVFAVRRLEGRPVTKLLAEQIPEWITGLEGPRLMRWADGDLRFSRPIRWLVALVDSDVLPVAIAGVSAGRTSRGHRVLHPEPLELATAADYPAALAAAFVLADPEVRRERIRTGIAAVAEQLGAEAEVPAALLEEVNFLVEWPTAVAGQFESEFLSLPTAVIKTEMIAHQRYFPLHRPGDPEALIPRFITVSNGDPRYSELIARGNGRVIRARLADGRFFFEEDRKQPLEKFLGKLQSVTFQESLGSVAERVERLEAIALWLCGHLGLGGEQTRLVARTAHLCKADLATQMVYEFPELQGLVGRDYARLDGEDPTVCAGIAEHYQPRNVEDDLPASLTGQVVGIADRLETLVGIFGLGMLPSGSSDPFALRRAALTVVRIGWDTDFELDLVEALGFTVELFACRQLLKQPADTLLDQLCDWFAQRLYGLLVERDGLDYDLVLAVLGAADTGYTRRALANLRALKLRLDTLVAARKSGLLAQIYETAVRVARLAGKAGIGDLSLENFDAQLVADPAEAALCEAVQKFAATAEAAEAQEDYSALLGALGELAPQLGRFFDAVMVMVPDETLRTNRLRLLAVIDNNARRCFDVTQVVMAGGQSDNDPIHPKVRHG, encoded by the coding sequence ATGGCCACGTTTCTACTGGAAATCGGCACCGAGGAATTGCCCGCGAGCTTTGTGCCCGGCGCCCTGGCCCAACTGGAGGCGCGGGTGCGTTCCACTTTGGCGCAAGCGCAGATCACAGCGGAAAAATTGAAGTTATTCGGAACCCCCCGGCGGCTGGCGGTGCTCGCCGAGGGATTGCCCGACCGCCAGCCCGACCGCGAAGAAGAACTCAAAGGCCCCCCCGCCCGGGTGGCCTTCGACGCCGGGGGCCGCCCCACTGCGCAGGCGGAAGGTTTCGCGCGCAAAGCCGGCGTGGCGGTGGGCGATCTGAGCGTGCGCGCCACCGAGAAGGGTGCAGTCGTCTTTGCCGTGCGCCGCCTCGAGGGCCGACCGGTGACCAAGTTGCTCGCCGAGCAGATCCCCGAGTGGATAACCGGCCTCGAAGGGCCGCGGCTGATGCGGTGGGCTGACGGCGACTTGCGCTTCAGCCGCCCGATTCGCTGGCTGGTGGCCCTGGTAGATAGTGACGTGCTGCCGGTGGCAATAGCCGGGGTGAGCGCGGGGCGCACCAGCCGCGGCCACCGGGTGCTCCACCCCGAACCGCTCGAACTGGCCACCGCCGCCGACTACCCGGCGGCCCTCGCAGCGGCCTTTGTGCTCGCCGACCCCGAGGTGCGGCGCGAGCGCATCCGCACCGGCATCGCGGCGGTGGCGGAGCAACTGGGGGCGGAGGCGGAAGTACCGGCGGCCCTGCTGGAGGAAGTCAATTTTCTGGTGGAGTGGCCGACGGCGGTGGCGGGGCAGTTCGAGAGCGAATTTTTGAGCTTGCCCACTGCGGTGATCAAAACCGAGATGATCGCCCACCAGCGCTACTTTCCCCTGCACCGACCGGGCGACCCCGAAGCCCTGATTCCCCGCTTCATCACCGTGAGCAACGGCGACCCGCGCTACAGCGAACTGATCGCCCGGGGCAACGGCCGGGTGATCCGCGCCCGCCTCGCCGACGGCCGCTTCTTCTTTGAAGAGGACCGCAAACAGCCTTTGGAGAAGTTCCTGGGCAAACTGCAATCGGTCACCTTTCAGGAGAGCCTCGGTTCGGTGGCCGAGCGCGTCGAGCGCCTCGAAGCGATCGCCCTCTGGCTGTGCGGGCATCTGGGCCTGGGCGGCGAGCAGACCCGGCTGGTGGCGCGCACCGCCCACCTGTGCAAAGCGGACCTGGCCACCCAGATGGTCTACGAATTTCCCGAACTGCAGGGACTGGTGGGGCGCGACTACGCCCGCCTCGACGGCGAAGATCCGACTGTCTGCGCCGGGATTGCCGAGCACTACCAGCCGCGCAACGTCGAGGACGACCTGCCTGCGAGCCTGACCGGACAGGTAGTCGGGATCGCCGATCGCCTGGAGACGCTCGTGGGTATCTTCGGCCTGGGGATGCTCCCGAGCGGCTCCTCCGACCCGTTCGCCCTGCGCCGCGCCGCCCTCACGGTGGTGCGCATCGGCTGGGACACCGACTTTGAGCTGGATCTGGTGGAAGCCCTCGGCTTCACCGTCGAACTATTCGCCTGCCGGCAACTGCTCAAGCAACCCGCCGATACCCTCCTTGACCAGCTGTGCGACTGGTTCGCCCAGAGGCTCTACGGCCTGCTCGTCGAGCGCGACGGCCTCGATTACGATCTGGTGCTCGCCGTGCTGGGGGCCGCGGATACCGGCTACACCCGCCGCGCCCTGGCCAACCTGCGCGCCCTGAAGTTGCGGCTCGACACGCTGGTGGCCGCCCGCAAAAGCGGGTTACTCGCGCAGATTTATGAGACTGCCGTGCGCGTCGCCCGGCTGGCGGGTAAGGCCGGGATTGGCGATCTCAGCCTCGAAAACTTCGATGCGCAGCTGGTGGCCGACCCGGCAGAAGCAGCGCTGTGCGAAGCGGTCCAAAAGTTTGCCGCCACCGCCGAAGCCGCCGAGGCCCAAGAGGATTATTCTGCCCTGCTGGGCGCCCTCGGTGAACTCGCCCCCCAGCTCGGTCGCTTCTTTGATGCTGTGATGGTGATGGTGCCCGACGAAACCTTGCGCACCAACCGCCTGCGGCTGCTCGCGGTCATCGACAACAACGCTCGCCGCTGCTTCGATGTCACCCAGGTCGTCATGGCCGGCGGCCAGAGCGATAATGATCCCATTCACCCCAAGGTGCGCCATGGCTGA
- a CDS encoding cobalt-precorrin-6A reductase, which translates to MIWLIGGTGESRSIAQALTGARVPWVATVTTARAAGLYTGLPGQVGVGPLNAETLGAFLAAHRPRAVVDASHPFAAQISRLAMAAGLPYLRYERPSVSLAPETEQFPDFAALLHSQVLDRRRVLLTIGVKALPLLASLQGRAALWARVLPESAEQAHSAGFALNRLILTRPPVDAGAERELWQRLAVDTVVTKEGGEAGGVAVKQAVARQLGVRLVVIARPTLAYPRQTADLSEVLAFAQKFLHPASDQ; encoded by the coding sequence ATGATCTGGCTGATTGGCGGCACCGGTGAGAGTCGCAGTATCGCCCAGGCACTCACCGGGGCCAGAGTCCCCTGGGTGGCGACGGTGACCACGGCGCGGGCTGCCGGACTCTACACGGGTCTGCCGGGGCAGGTGGGGGTCGGTCCCCTCAACGCCGAAACCCTGGGGGCGTTTTTGGCCGCCCACCGGCCCCGGGCGGTGGTCGATGCTTCCCATCCTTTTGCTGCGCAGATTTCGCGGCTGGCCATGGCCGCAGGGTTGCCGTATTTGCGCTACGAGCGGCCGAGTGTGTCCCTGGCGCCCGAAACGGAGCAATTTCCCGATTTCGCAGCCCTCCTCCATTCGCAGGTACTTGATAGGCGGCGGGTGCTGCTCACCATAGGCGTCAAAGCGCTACCGCTTCTGGCTTCTTTGCAGGGGCGGGCCGCGCTCTGGGCGCGGGTATTGCCCGAATCGGCCGAACAGGCGCACTCGGCCGGCTTTGCCCTGAACCGGCTCATCCTCACCCGCCCACCAGTAGATGCCGGGGCGGAGCGGGAGTTGTGGCAACGGCTCGCTGTCGATACGGTAGTCACCAAAGAAGGCGGCGAGGCGGGCGGGGTCGCCGTCAAGCAAGCCGTGGCCCGGCAGTTGGGTGTGCGTCTGGTGGTAATTGCCAGGCCCACCCTCGCCTATCCCCGCCAGACAGCCGATTTGTCCGAAGTTCTGGCCTTTGCCCAGAAATTTTTACACCCGGCCTCAGATCAGTAG
- the egtD gene encoding L-histidine N(alpha)-methyltransferase, translating into MSLSQSMTQREALLRLHVEHLATVAVVAGEGADVVAGLSASAKTLPPRYFYDDAGSALFERICGLEEYYLTRTETAILQERSAEIARITGECELVELGSGSATKVRLLLDAYKKVRRRYLPIDVSAGILESSARQLLIDYPDLTVHGLVGTFEQGLAGLPATLLASRMIAFLGSTLGNLTPAECDAFFGRVGAALAPGEYFLLGVDLHKDTATLEAAYNDREGITAQFNLNMLRHLNWRYGGNFNLDRFRHVAFYHEQARQIEIYLESLEAQSVRLERLDLTVQLAAGEAIMTEISRKFDLDGLAAELQSHGLAAIQRYSDPVRRFGLLLCRRF; encoded by the coding sequence ATGTCCCTTTCCCAATCGATGACCCAGCGAGAGGCGCTCCTGCGCCTGCACGTCGAGCACCTGGCTACCGTAGCGGTGGTGGCCGGTGAGGGGGCCGATGTGGTGGCGGGATTGAGCGCTTCTGCGAAGACCCTGCCGCCGCGCTACTTTTATGACGACGCCGGTTCGGCGCTCTTCGAGCGGATCTGCGGCCTGGAGGAGTACTATCTGACCCGCACCGAGACCGCCATTTTGCAGGAGCGCTCAGCCGAGATAGCCCGAATCACCGGCGAGTGCGAACTGGTGGAACTCGGCAGCGGCAGCGCCACCAAGGTGCGTCTGCTGCTTGACGCCTACAAAAAAGTGCGGCGGCGGTACTTGCCCATCGACGTGAGCGCCGGCATTCTCGAAAGCAGCGCCCGCCAACTGCTGATCGATTACCCAGATCTGACGGTGCACGGACTGGTGGGCACCTTCGAGCAGGGGCTGGCCGGTTTGCCCGCGACTTTGCTGGCCAGCCGGATGATCGCTTTTTTGGGCAGCACCCTGGGCAATCTCACCCCGGCGGAGTGCGACGCGTTTTTTGGCCGGGTGGGGGCGGCCCTCGCTCCGGGCGAGTATTTTTTGCTGGGGGTAGATTTGCACAAGGACACCGCTACCCTCGAAGCTGCCTATAACGATCGCGAGGGCATCACCGCCCAGTTCAACCTCAACATGCTGCGCCATCTGAACTGGCGCTACGGCGGCAATTTCAATCTGGATCGCTTTCGGCACGTCGCTTTTTATCACGAGCAGGCCCGGCAGATCGAGATTTATCTCGAGAGCCTCGAAGCCCAGAGCGTCCGGCTCGAGCGGTTGGATTTGACTGTCCAGCTTGCGGCAGGCGAGGCGATTATGACCGAAATCTCGCGCAAATTCGATCTCGATGGCCTCGCGGCCGAGTTACAAAGTCACGGACTCGCGGCCATCCAGCGCTACAGCGATCCGGTGCGGCGCTTCGGTTTGTTGTTGTGTCGCCGGTTTTGA
- a CDS encoding 4a-hydroxytetrahydrobiopterin dehydratase encodes MNKMTIEEIETALKPIADWQLSEADGATAIERVFRFDDFVQAIAFVNKVAERAETAGHHPDIHIHYNRVRLVLSTHDAGGVTSKDLEMAAAL; translated from the coding sequence ATGAACAAGATGACTATCGAAGAAATCGAGACGGCCCTCAAGCCGATTGCAGACTGGCAATTGAGCGAAGCAGACGGGGCAACCGCTATCGAGCGGGTCTTTCGCTTCGACGATTTTGTGCAGGCGATCGCCTTCGTGAACAAAGTTGCCGAACGGGCCGAGACCGCCGGACACCACCCGGATATTCATATTCACTACAACCGCGTGCGGCTGGTGCTGAGCACCCACGATGCAGGCGGAGTGACCTCCAAAGACCTCGAGATGGCGGCGGCCCTCTAG
- the rseP gene encoding RIP metalloprotease RseP, translating to MFVLAAILVLGVLIVVHELGHFLAARLQGIHVNRFSIGFGPVLLRYQGPQTEYALRALPLGGYVGFPDDDPDSKIPADDPDLLKNRPILDRAIVISAGVIANIVFAYMIMVGVIFFAGVPEAKEQPGILVQQVAKEVSSAAAQAGIKAGDVVLAVDGKALAGNTAGVDQLRRAIESHAGRSLTFTVGRDKTRRDVQVVPDAKGKIGVSLVPNQTVERRPARDLGEVFQQGSEGFGRIIGLTVENFKMLFTGRAGLNEVAGPVGIVAMTANLAESDINNLFFLAALISVNLAVINILPLPALDGGHLAFLLIEAIRGGKPLPNNIQEKVMQTGLVVLLGLALLLIFKDSLTLLRNGGSMLP from the coding sequence ATGTTTGTCCTGGCGGCGATTCTGGTCCTGGGCGTCTTAATTGTGGTCCACGAACTCGGACATTTTCTGGCCGCCCGGCTGCAGGGCATCCACGTCAACCGCTTCTCGATCGGCTTTGGCCCGGTGCTGCTGCGCTATCAGGGGCCCCAGACCGAGTACGCCCTGCGCGCTCTACCCCTGGGCGGCTACGTCGGCTTTCCCGACGACGACCCGGACAGCAAAATCCCCGCCGACGACCCGGACCTGCTCAAGAATCGCCCCATCCTCGATCGGGCGATCGTGATCAGCGCCGGGGTGATCGCCAACATCGTCTTCGCCTACATGATCATGGTCGGTGTAATCTTCTTCGCCGGGGTGCCCGAGGCCAAGGAGCAGCCCGGCATCCTCGTGCAGCAGGTGGCCAAAGAAGTCAGTTCCGCCGCCGCCCAGGCCGGGATTAAAGCCGGCGACGTCGTGCTTGCCGTCGACGGCAAGGCCCTTGCCGGCAACACCGCGGGCGTCGACCAGTTGCGCCGGGCCATCGAATCCCACGCCGGCCGATCCCTGACTTTCACCGTCGGGCGCGACAAAACGCGGCGCGACGTGCAGGTCGTTCCTGACGCCAAGGGCAAGATCGGCGTGAGCCTGGTGCCCAACCAGACCGTCGAGCGCCGCCCCGCCCGCGACCTGGGCGAAGTCTTTCAGCAGGGCTCAGAAGGATTCGGACGGATCATCGGTCTTACGGTCGAGAACTTCAAGATGCTCTTTACCGGGCGGGCGGGCCTCAACGAGGTAGCCGGTCCCGTGGGCATCGTCGCCATGACCGCCAACCTGGCCGAGAGCGACATCAACAATCTGTTCTTCCTGGCGGCGCTCATCTCGGTCAACCTGGCCGTGATCAACATCCTGCCCCTGCCCGCCCTCGACGGCGGCCACCTCGCTTTTTTGCTCATCGAGGCGATTCGCGGCGGCAAACCGCTCCCCAACAACATCCAGGAAAAAGTGATGCAGACGGGGCTGGTGGTGTTGCTTGGTTTGGCGCTGCTGCTGATTTTCAAAGACTCGCTCACCTTGCTGCGCAACGGCGGCTCGATGCTGCCGTAG
- a CDS encoding helix-turn-helix domain-containing protein, with the protein MSIELTQLLGLPNVYVERQSIDERGIIFYLKPLAPGILCGGCGQFTDREHQARPLHIRDLKIRKMPVFLHIPRRQFYCQTCERYCTEQLDFVDWRRRHTRRFEQDIYERVPASSLEQIAREEGISPDEVRGMFEHVARQLKKRLGPRQAHQHR; encoded by the coding sequence ATGAGTATCGAACTGACGCAACTGCTCGGGCTACCCAACGTTTATGTCGAACGGCAGTCCATCGATGAACGGGGCATTATCTTCTATCTCAAGCCGCTTGCTCCAGGTATACTCTGCGGCGGTTGCGGCCAGTTTACCGACCGCGAACATCAAGCACGTCCCCTGCACATCCGAGACTTGAAAATACGTAAAATGCCCGTATTTTTGCACATTCCTCGAAGACAATTTTACTGCCAAACCTGCGAACGCTACTGTACCGAACAACTGGATTTCGTCGATTGGCGACGGCGACACACCCGCCGTTTCGAGCAGGATATCTACGAGCGGGTACCCGCCTCAAGTCTCGAACAGATTGCGCGCGAAGAAGGCATCAGTCCAGACGAAGTACGAGGCATGTTCGAGCATGTGGCCAGGCAGTTAAAAAAAAGACTGGGGCCCCGTCAAGCGCATCAGCATCGATG
- a CDS encoding methylmalonic aciduria and homocystinuria type D protein, with protein sequence MQILWYPAAGLFRGDWRGLLPGWPEPPNSLALFFQDTGVDLCDFSDAAEQAKDAARERFVAGALGLARTLHRRGYRATVFDPVDGLPVATRESDRPCFWSTANWSDIRAVRTVTGFPIEAAGGCHVVVHPQYGRRVYIGSLVCSALYIELMGMISA encoded by the coding sequence GTGCAGATTCTCTGGTATCCGGCGGCGGGACTATTCAGAGGCGATTGGCGCGGCCTGCTACCGGGCTGGCCTGAGCCCCCCAACTCGCTGGCGCTCTTTTTCCAGGACACCGGCGTGGATCTGTGCGATTTTAGCGACGCAGCGGAGCAGGCCAAGGACGCAGCGCGCGAGCGCTTTGTCGCCGGTGCCCTGGGTCTGGCCCGCACCCTGCACCGGCGCGGCTACCGCGCCACAGTCTTCGACCCGGTCGACGGCCTGCCTGTGGCAACCCGGGAGAGTGACCGGCCCTGCTTCTGGAGTACGGCCAACTGGAGCGACATTCGGGCAGTGCGGACGGTCACCGGGTTTCCAATCGAGGCGGCGGGCGGCTGTCACGTCGTCGTCCACCCCCAGTACGGCCGCCGGGTCTACATCGGCAGCCTGGTCTGCTCGGCACTCTATATCGAGCTGATGGGTATGATCAGTGCTTGA